The following is a genomic window from Ancylothrix sp. D3o.
AAATTGTTCTGACTCACGGATACTAGGAAGCAAAGGAATATCTTGAGCAAATTGCTTCATAGCTTCAATATTTTCTCTACTTTCTAAAGTTTGAGTGCGTCCTATCCATCTATCCCGAAATGGAATTATGCCTAATACCTTACCAGTAAAAGCCATGAGAGATGCTTGCTCTTGTAAAAATTCCAAGGTATCAATTAGGGAATTAACACCTTTGGTAGTAACTTCTGCGGGAATCAAAATGTAATCAGCAGATCCAACAGCAGATAAACAAATTTGTGAGCGTGTTGGTTGAACATCAATCAATACGAAATCAAAAAGAGATTGAACAGCTTTAAGGCGCAACTTAAGGATGAAAGCGCCGGTACCACTGTTGCTTAAGTAATCCGAAACTTTAAAGAGCCCCCGGTCAGCCGGGATGAGAAATAGGTTGGAATAGCCGGTGGGATAAATACCATCTTCTGTTTCCACCCTCCCTGTCAACACTTCAAATAAGGTGGGGTGGTTATTGGCCACTTCGTGATTTAAGTAGAAAGTAAGGTTAGCTTGGGGGTCGCAATCAACGGCAAGCACTTTTTTCCCCTGCTGGGCCAGCAGAAGCGATAGGAAAAAGATGGTACTGGTTTTCCCTTGCCCTCCAGACAGTGAAACGCAGGCACAAGTTTG
Proteins encoded in this region:
- a CDS encoding ParA family protein → MQTCACVSLSGGQGKTSTIFFLSLLLAQQGKKVLAVDCDPQANLTFYLNHEVANNHPTLFEVLTGRVETEDGIYPTGYSNLFLIPADRGLFKVSDYLSNSGTGAFILKLRLKAVQSLFDFVLIDVQPTRSQICLSAVGSADYILIPAEVTTKGVNSLIDTLEFLQEQASLMAFTGKVLGIIPFRDRWIGRTQTLESRENIEAMKQFAQDIPLLPSIRESEQFKKAIRNGHLLSETGHSELQYPFEKIVEALSV